A portion of the Calliphora vicina chromosome 5, idCalVici1.1, whole genome shotgun sequence genome contains these proteins:
- the vimar gene encoding dnaJ homolog subfamily B member 12 isoform X2 produces MATAYKGMHAEENDTSSTNTNHNNSNRKLNNYDDDDEKEQQIIDIALIEMNNGNYDKAISLLDKAKQLYSSSRAEELQELIIKLQSNAFKSSEPKTTNNSKPTSVHQRKQSNPDARNSADEYKSQSDFTNDQLNLVKKINNCKNYYQVLSVTREASDSEIKKAYKKLALHLHPDKNHAPGAVEAFKTLGNAMTILTDGKKRKEYDLSGGDYITPTGKSSNFSKSTSSFQQYYSHSHQHHRNSPSEGAFSAGEEFTAEELFHMFFGNYPSSQGQYRRRPYQAANQRQPQEQGQQPSLAFVLLLLMILISMFMSLASTDPLYSLSHSSKYNVRRQTQHLSIPYYVKDNFDSDYHGSLPRLEHSVEEDYVYTMKQHCFRERTYREAMMTRARGFGSRAQFAQAQDLKMPSCDNLSKIGITRYSLY; encoded by the exons CTGCTTATAAAGGAATGCATGCGGAAGAAAATGATACATCATCTACAAACACAAATCATAATAATTCCAACCGAAAACTAAACAActacgatgatgatgatgaaaaaGAACAACAGATTATTGACATAGCATTGATAGAAATGAACAATGGAAACTATGATAAAGCTATCTCGCTATTGGACAAGGCTAAACAGCTGTATTCAAGTTCGAGGGCAGAGGAATTGCaagaattaataataaaattgcaaaGTAATGCTTTCAAATCGAGTGAGCccaaaacaacaaacaactcGAAGCCAACATCGGTACATCAACGTAAACAATCTAATCCGGACGCTAGGAATTCCGCAGATGAATACAAATCCCAATCGGACTTTACTAATGATCAATTAAATttagtaaagaaaataaacaattgcaaaaattattacCAAGTTTTGTCGGTAACTCGTGAGGCCTCCGATAGTGAGATTAAAAAGGCTTATAAGAAATTGGCCTTGCACTTACATCCTGATAAAAACCATGCACCCGGTGCCGTTGAGGCATTCAAAACCCTGGGCAATGCTATGACTATTTTAACAGATGGCAAAAAACGCAAAGAATATGATTTATCTGGTGGTGATTACATAACACCAACTGGCAAATCATCCAATTTCAGTAAGAGCACTTCATCTTTTCAACAGTATTACAGTCACAGTCATCAACATCATCGCAATAGCCCATCGGAGGGAGCGTTTAGTGCTGGCGAAGAGTTTACGGCAGAAGAATTATTCCACATGTTCTTTGGCAATTATCCCTCATCTCAGGGTCAATATCGTCGTCGCCCATATCAGGCTGCTAATCAACGTCAACCTCAGGAGCAGGGCCAACAACCAAGTTTGGCTTTCGTCCTATTACTTTTAATGATACTGATATCAATGTTTATGTCTCTAGCTTCAACGGATCCATTATATAGTTTATCACATTCAAG CAAATACAATGTGCGTCGTCAAACACAACATTTATCTATTCCTTATTATGTTAAAGATAATTTCGATAGTGATTATCACGGTTCATTGCCACGTTTAGAACATTCAGTTGAAGAGGATTATGTCTACACTATGAAGCAACATTGTTTTCGTGAACGCACTTATC gTGAAGCAATGATGACACGTGCTCGCGGTTTTGGAAGTCGTGCACAATTTGCTCAAGctcaagatttaaaaatgcCATCCTGTGATAACCTATCGAAAATTGGCATAACTCGTTATTCGCTGTATTGA